AAGTCACAATACTtctatttgatattttatatcgCATGCACTGTGAAATTAATAAAAGTAGAAATTCCACTTGAGGATGAGCAGAAGCAGCACTTTTCCATGTAATTACTATGATGAGATTGCGAATGAGTTTTTATCATATGTCATGATTTCTACTTAATTGAACATGCTTTCTAGGTATCCTTGGAAATTTAATTATTGATACGAATCTATAATAGTGAGAATAATATATGAGTTGAATGAATAATGACAACTAAATTTTACCAAGACATTAATCTTTAGGCTTCAGATTTCTAGAGACATAAGAAATAGAACACCCCTCAACTCCTAAGACTTAGCTGGTCAGGTTTGGACTTCCACAAGAGAGGAGcagaaaagaaagggaaaaatgCAACAGCCTAACATCAGACTGACCACCCTTAATGAAGATAAGGGATCATTGCTTCTCCAAAGCTGGAGAACAACCCTTCACTCTCTTAAGGAGTAGGTGGGTTGAACCTCCTAAATAGAGGAAAAGAAATTAATAATGAAAAGGCAGCAGTTTGACATCAAACTGACTATTCTTACATGGTCAATAGTATTCTTCTCATCAAGCTTTCCTAAACTATAGTAGATGGATATATAGATGGAGGAAAAATTTTGTGTGTAAAATGGAAAGAAAAGCCTAAAATGAAGAGGTGATTGATTGTTTTCAGCTATATAACATAAACATAATGCATCCAAATGAATATTCTCACTGCATCCTCTTTGAACTTGAGATTGTTCATGCCCCAATTATCTCATTAGTGTGTTACTTATATTTTCCTTCATACTATAACATCCACCACATTACCTCTCATGGGAGGGGACTATAACAAATGCTCTCTGAGTCGACAATATTATATAGCAGTTCCCTCTTCTCTAGATTTGTTTTGATCAATCACCTAAGCAAGGTTCAAAACTTGATTAAGACTTCAACCAATCCCATGAAGTTTCATTTTAGGTAGTTTTAGTCAGAGTTTCAGTCTAAGAAATTAGAAATCATTGGGTGTATGGTTTTGTGGGTTCAGATGCAAAGTGTAAAATTATAAAGAATTTTATGTTCTATCAAAAACCAGTGAAAATTCTAGAAAATAATGTTAGAcatcaatttaaaatattatatgttCCCCAATTGTTTAACAAATCTACTTACCTGATAAATAAGTATGTATACATCTACAAGAATAAAATCCACAAGTATAAAACTGCATATGGATATCAACTTAATATGGCATTAATGATCATATCAATACCAAGTTTTAACAATTATATTGCAATTTATGGAGTTTGAAAATAAGACTACAATTACATATGGCACACCTAATTGTAATTTGATCTCAGATGCTCCACAGGAGGGGtatggggaggggggagggggggacCTAGATCAACTCTGTCTGACTCATTTCTCTTCTTTCTGCTGAGTGCTGACAAGGTCTCTCAACCCTAAAAAACTCTTGAACATGAAAAACATTAATTTTCACTTGAGTCCCTTGGAAGTTAACTCCTCATTGCTTCcaatattctcaaaaattattacaaaTCTATGCTCAAACTTAAGAATCATTCTTGAAGGCTAGATTTATAATCACAGGTCAATAGTAGCAATTCTGGGCAACTGATTGTCTAAATCTTGAATAGAACTAAAACATTTCAATCTCATACTCAGAATTCACAAGGAAACTAATTATATGTGGAAATCATGATTTTCTTCTCTGTTCTAATTTatgatatgatatttttattaattggTAAATAAAATTTAGTTCAGCCTTTTTTTCTCTATCTATTTATATACTTTTGAGAATCAGGAGAATGTAACtattttcttatttaaaaaatatttatgaatataATGGATAAACAAAAATTACCAGCAAAAGTAATGCATATAGATGAGAAATCCTAGTCAGACCCCTTCTTATAACTCAAAAATAAATGAAGAAACAATATTACCCAGAATTGAcactaattaaaaaaatatacttaaagaaataaagaaataatCCTAAATGGTCTTGGTGAGTTCTAGCTGAAGGATGACCAAAACTAATCAGTTTCAACTAAAACACTTTGTACCTCAGCAAGAGATTAACTAATAGAGAACATGAACTACTACAGCAAAAAATCCAACTAAGGGGAGTCCAGCTCATGTAGAAACAGTATTACCCAGAATGGACACTAATTAAACAAATATacttaaagaaataaagaaataatCTTCaaaggtttcagtgagttctagCCGAAGCATGACCAAAACTAATCAGTTTCAAGGAAAAAACTTTGTACCTAAGCAAGAGGGTAACAAATAGAGAACATGAACTACTAGAGCACAAAATCCAACTAAGGGGTATCCAGTTCATGTTGAAAGGACCTAACTATTCATTTACATGACTGTTGATTATATCATGAAATTTCCAGCATTTCCAATTCACAAACAAATTGATATTTATTTATATAGGGGAAAATTGAATAACATCGAAGAGGACTACAAACAGAATCATGACAATGGGCTATGAAAAGAATCATATTATACAACCAAAAGCATTTCAGGTTTCAGGATTTGGCAATTACCAGAACTTCAAGTTTCTGCAGGTGTCCATGATGAAGATGGTGAAGATAGCATAACCACTATATCTTAACAAAAGAAAGTGCCTAATGTTTTCACTACATAGATCATAGTTATCCAGAGATGAATTTgctgaaagattttttttttctcgacaTTATGATCAAGTGCCCAGAAAGCATACTCAGAAATCAAAAGATCAATTctgtgcacatcaagataggaacTAATATAACAGAGATAAGGTCATTCATAGGCAAAGAGACCAGACTCTGGTAGTGTTGCTCAAAAAGCAGGGCATCTTCAAAGAAAAGAAGTACTCTCTTCATATCAAGCAGAGAATCTCACAAATGAATATATGAAATGCCAATATTTATTTGTCACAAAACAAGCCAATCACAAGTCCATCAATACCTAACAGCAAAAATTACCGAAGATGGCTAGAACTCTTATCTACACACCTCGAGAAAAGCAAGATATTCAGTTCCATCCAATCTATTCAGCTCCGTTAATATACACCTGCAAGTTCCAAACCCAAAACTAAAATATTACACCCCAAGGGTGGTAAAAGAGAACCAACTGAAATATTCTAACAGAAGGAAAAGTACCCGAATTTGGAGACTCGGGTGAGATCGCGGAGAAAGAAGAAGCAGGCAGACCCAATAACTCAATACACAATGCCATCAATGACTGGATCCTCTCATCTCACTTTCTCTGAATTGCTGTCGAAGTCACACACAGAAGAAAACCAACCAACCAaccgaaaaaagaaaaaagatcaaatttTGCTACTCTCTTCGGCTAAAGATTGtaaatttctctctctcgatctcCAAGTTTTCCTTCAAAACTCTTCAACCACCCACGTATCCATCTACTGTCCGGACCCTTGCGAATCATTCTCCGCCGACCGagcctgctgctgctgctgctggttCTGCTGCAATTGACCACTTCCAGCCCCACTCACTCCCCTCCCCTGCCCCATCTGCTGATAGAACTGACTTAAGGCCTGCTGGCTGAGCACCCCAATATGCCCGTCCTGCGACAGCCCAAGCTCCAGCCCCGGCAGCTGCTGCCCGTGCCCCCCAAGCATCGACGCGAAGCTCATCGCTCCGAGGTTCCCTCCAGGCAGCTCCAGCCCGTGCAGGCCCATCCTCTGCATGAAGCTCCCGACCGATGCGTCCCCACCGCTACCGAGATTCGAGGTGGAGGGGGCGTAGCCGGAATTGAACCCGCTGACGGGCGGCGGCCAGACTGGGTGGGAGCGGGCGAGGTTGGCCCCGAGCATGGCCCAATTAGGCCGGGGACTGGCAGCGGCGCCCTGGCCGAGGTCGTCGAGCTTCTGGTGGAGGCCGGCGGGGGCAGCGACGGTGGGGTGGGACAtaggggcggcggcggcggcggcgaggGCGGAGGCGGGGATGGTGCCGCTACCGGTGGCGGCGATGATGGCGGGCTCGGCCTGCTGGAGGAGCCACTGGATGGTCTCGCCGTCGGACTTGTGACCGAGCTCGCGGGTGAGCTGGAAGATGCGGGCGGCGCAGAGGGCGGGCATGCGGATCCTGCGGCCGCGGCCGTCGACCTTGGTGTGGCGGTCCTTGTTGGAGCTCCGCTTGGGGGCAAGCTGCCGCCTTTGCTCCTCCTTCTCGGCGGCGGTCACTATCTGGAGCTCTCTCTCGGGAGCTATGCCGAGGTCTCTAACTTCGGAGCCTGTGGAGGCTGTGGTGGCGGTGGGCTCCCTCTTGTCAGACTGGGGGAGGCCCAGGGCCTGATGGAACTTGGGCACCTCTTGGGGCAGCTTGGAGGAGCCCTTGGGATCCATGGCAGAGGGAAAGGTGGGATTTTTAGTCAAGAAACAAGAAAAGGTGGGATTTTGGGGAGTTCGCGTGATGGGTGGGGCGGGGTGGAGAAGAAGGGAGTTGAAACAAAGGGCTAGGCTATCATAGGTCTTCCCTTCTCTTCACTGGGTTTGGACAAGGGGAGGGGATTGGAGTTGAaagggcagagagagagagagagggagagagagataatAAATGCGGACCAAGATACCAACTTTTTAAATTTACTGCCTGTTTTCAAGGATTTTTGACAGTCTACTGTCTTTTTCCAGCCTTTACCTGGTATTGGGATCCATGAGAGAAGGGGAGGAAAAAGGTGGGAGTTCTGGGGTCTTGGGTTCTCAAATACAAATGGAAGAGAGGAGAATGTTGGAACTTTGAAGGAATGGTAAAAAGGGCTAGAAATCCCTGAATCTTTTCTGGTTTTGAGAGTGAATGACTGGAGTTGAGAAGGGCTTGGAAGGAGAGAGGGATAAGCAAACATAAATATCTTACCAAAAAGAAAACATAACATCATCTCTTCATCATCACCATCATTatgattattataataatattatttacacTACAGTTGTTGAATAGACTTGCCGCAgggtaaaaattaaaataaaaagtcCAAGATATTGATGTGCACAAATTTACTGTCTGATTTGAGGTTTTTTTAACTGTCTAGTGGTTTTCATGTCCAAATTTTCCCTATTTTAAGGTGGTGGTTTCTTTTCATCCTTGGTTGGGGGGGACTGTCCTTGCCTCCTCTGGCTGTTCATCAGATCATGTAAAAGCCTTTTCCCACATTCCATGGATTggattcctttctctctcttcctacgCCCTGTGAGCTATCATTGCTCACAGTTGCATCACTTGCAAGGAACTCAAATGCCAGGTGGCACCACAACAAGCCCACACTTGGCAGCTTATTAGTTGCTCACAGGCTTCCTTACTAACCACTGTAGACCCATTAATCAGAGGGCAGGGAGAgttagagggagggagggagggggtgTCAAAAGGGAATACTGAGGCCAACAACCACATGAAAATGAGGACAAGGGGTTGTTGCAGTTAGCAAAGTGGTTTTAATAGTTTTGATTGGAGCTCTTTTTAAGAGGTGGGCCTGTTTTATTTTCCCTTGCTGGGGTGAGTGTCTTTTTAGTTGCTCTGTTTTTTTGTTTTCCATATTTCATGTGGGGCTTGGGAGTGCACTGGAAGTGGTGGATAACTGGCTTTCACGTAGGTTggatggagtagtagaaagataCTAACAGATGGCCAGTTTCCTGTTTGCTTTTCTGGAGCAAGCCCATGGCTCTTTTACTTAGTCCCCAAAACCAGCTTCAAGAAAATGACATCAAATCAACCCATGATAAAGATACATCATTCCCATGTGAAGCTTGGAAAAtgtttttgtttctttatttctttatttatttatttttcctttTCTCCAGGTCTCATCAGGCATGCccatctctctaagaaaaattgTAAAGCATGCAAGAGTGGAAAAAGAAAATGGTCATCTAAACTTAAGTAGAGGATTTTGGTAGAGATGATAATTGCCTTATTATGCATCTACTTGGTAGGGATCGCCAAGGTAAATTGGTAAGTCTGTCATATATCCTGATTGCAAGGGGTTCATCATGGTTGTGGTTGTTTTCTCCTTTAATGATAAAGTGACAAGTCAAGGAAACTAAATTGGACGTTTTCTCTTAAATCATGGATCTGGATTTTTGTTTACATTTTATACTTATATAATATTTGATATGATCCCTTGGATATTGGATCATTGGGGTCCGAATTGTGGAAGACaagaattgaatctaattttgtAAGATTTAGGATTCTTTCCTCAACCGGTACCGACCTTTTGGAATTATGGATCCAATCCAATCTCCGGTTCCAAATAAAACGGCACAAATCATATATTCTGATTTGGTCATTAGCCACCTTTACAAATTAACCATCCTCGAAAGAAACTTTTGTCTTATTTATTTAGGATTTACATCTAAAATAAGAAATTATATGGTGAACATGGTCCACCGTGGATGTAGAATGAAATCATCCTAAAGTGAAATGATAGGTTGATTTATTTCACCCTAAGTCCacggacttaataatttagagaatttatgtACCGCAAGTCCCTAGTAACTCCTAAGAAATACCTAGTCATAATTGAGTAAATATTCGGTGATACCACGTCAAACTTGTAACAAGCGAATCAAAAGTTGGGAATCGGTGGGGCAGTGTGGGGTGTCGTCatgggaattggtgaaatacacaGCAATCGATGAAATGCATGTGTTTTTATTGATTTGTTACAAGTTTAACGTGGTATCACtgttgcaacgaatatttactCATCATAATTCACTGGGATTAGATAAGCATTGAATTTATGTTCCAATGAGAATGTTGGAAACATAGCTGCCTAAATGGAAGGCATGAACAGTGTACTGTTTCTAAGAAGATTTTCTGCCTCTAAACACTGCATTTATTAATGGCTCAGCCTGCTCAAAGAGTCCAGAGAAAGGTAATAAAGAGAGAGTATTGACCAAAGCTTTTGCATCTCCTTTGCCCTTTGTGACCAAGCAAGCGAGCTACAGGCATCAGTAttaatgcctctctctctctctctctctctcactgtgGAGCAGCTTTTGCTGTGGAGAAGTCCGATTTGAGACGTTTGATAATTATGGTGAGAATGGGCTACGTGTTAAAGGATACTTGGACTGGTTGGCACAAGTGCTTCCCATGGTGGAGACAAGTGAGGGTCTCCTTCTTGAGAGTCTCAAGTGTAGCTGTTGACATATCATTCGAGTTCACATGAAATCGAGGCATGAACCAAAGAATCTCACTTTATATGTTTTGGATGGCATCCCGTGGTTGGCTTTTCCATATCTATATGAATTATTTGAGTCTCCTAGCCCACCTTTCTTTTCTAAAGAGATTTGAAACAAAAGGTGGCGCCAATGAGAGCCTGTACACTATTTAAGCATTAACAACTTGAGagctaattaataaaaaaatgtaGGTGTTCTTCAgcatcacttttatttttttatttttaaaaaatcaaaagcattttttaaatttttttaaaatataaaaattttaggtgTAATTAATTCTTTGGAAAACATAAATATGGATTCGTTGGAAGTGTGTCACTGAAAAAAACCGAGAGATTTTCTATTTTCACTTATTAAATATTCTTTTTTATTactttttgttatgaaaaataaaataatagtgaGTAATAAATAGGTTCTTTAtcagaaatttagaaaaaaatgaaagtagAATTCCTAgttgtatttttttaaaattaaaaactgAAAGTGACAGTGATGCTCAGCACAATCTCAAAATTCCTtaactttatttttaaaaaatagaaagcaaGAAATAAAAATGATGCCAAATAGTTTTCTTTTAGTTGTTTTTATTTATAATTCTTGCACTTTGAGTACTCTTACTGTTGGGATACTATAAATAAAACTTATATTGGATGACTTTTTTTTCTGGTTAATATGAGGTGGCATTGGAAAAAGTTTGTCTCACAAATATGGAACTGGAGCCAGCACTTGCCATCCATGTGCACATGCGAAGCTtttccctctcttcttcttcttgcttttttttctttttcccccctttGGCCTTAAGAAATGTCATCCTAGGCTTTAGGAGTCTAGCACATGTTGGTCTATTACACTTGCTGGACTCCCAATCCTATACGTATAGAAGGCTCTGAAGTCGACCATGCATGCTTGACTCCATAATTTtcccattatatatatatatatatatatatatatatatatgactagAAGAGTAGATATTTAAAGGGATCAGTATGAAACTAACATCTCTCATATATTGGAAACAAAAGAAATCACAAAACTTGTCAACTTAAAAATGATGCCAAATAATTTCGGCAGTCTATCCCTTTAGTAATTAGTAACCAGAAATTATAGTAATTATACTAGAATTTAGTAATTATACCGCATAGCTTCCAtctatttttttctgaaaaacaAAAGACGCTAAATACTTGAAGGCCATTGAAGCTCACATTTATAAGTTTTGTTAAAACATGTTACATGTTACATGTTATCGAAGAACTTGAATCATCGATTTCATTGTGGAAAGCCATAGGCTTTAAAGCTATATGGTTTGGAAATGTAAAAATGTGAATGATTGGATTGATGCAACAACTTAGGGTCTCATCTAAATTACTTAGGGGATATTATTTAGTTTCTTGGTTATAAATAAGTAACCAAGATTTATTTAGTGCATAGTAGATATTAGACTAAATACGTATCGATACAAATTCTCACGTACTTATTTCGTTTAAGTTTTGTTATCTACGTCAAATTAAGGATCTAAATCCAttcaaatctaattataaatATCACATTCAGCTCATGATTAACTCAAATATATCAATACTGTAATATCCTATAATCCATATAGGTTATGGGCCTCATCACATTATGTATAGATATATCACCGGTGTTGACATTGCATGGTAAAATAGATATTGAAAATATATCGTACAGCTCCATGATACAAAGTCAGGCGCACTTTGGAAGGTTGATGCCATGCACCACCCAAGCATGTACCAAAATATTCTCCCTCCTGAAGAGCTTACAACTGACGTGCAAGTTGCAAACAAGAGCCCTAACAGATCATTTTCTAAAACAATCCTCAGAGTGCATGCTTGTTGCCCCCGCGGTGGTTTTGTTGAAGGTCATAGGGGTTGAGGCCATGGGTTTGGCCATCTAGTACAGGGTGTTTGATTTCAACTAGATTGCATCCATCCTATCAAGATATTTGTGACAAGACAGCTCATCAAGAAACGACATGCCTCTTTTTTGGAGGGGATCATTGCAAATGGTTTCATTCACTACGATGAATTGAACCAAATTTGTCATCTTTCGTGAATAGCAAGTAAAAAATTGCAACTATTTGCTACCGACATGAACTGATTAGGATGCACTGTTTGATTGGCGTAAAGCTGATTAAACCTACATAATATGAACTATTATGAGGCAGATTATCTTATCCAATTTGTACTAAAATATTGCTACCTATCTATTAATGAGGCACCCTAATAGCCCCCCcacctcctctctttcttttttttttttttttccttgatggAGAATAATTTAGCTTTtgataaaggaagaaaagcaaatgaAGCCTATTAGCCATACTTGGGGGTTTATTTACTAGATAGGGATCATTGCTGTTGGGGCAATTAATAACTGGCATGATGTGATGGATTGGGATTCGTCCAATTCATGGCCCACACGATGATCCCAACGCACctccatttcttctaagataccCCTATCTGACTTCCTCGGGTATGCATGGCTGATTAGAGGAGAAGTGTTCGACCTTGGAGGTCGATACTTTCCAGCTCAACTTAGCGACCTCAACTGTAGAGTCATGATGAAGACAGCTCTTCTGCAGGAAAAGCAGCTCGACCCTCCACCACTTAAAAGCCGCAGCCAACTCTGTCGCATTCTAGATTATTACAGCAAGTCCTAAGTTTTTCACACCGGGTCAGTAGTATGTTGTGGCATGACTCCTAGTTAGGATGCAATCCTAAAAAATTTAGGGTTACAGCTAAGGGCACAATTGAGCCAAACTACATAAAATAGCTAAAAAGTTCGAGCTTGATTAGGTTCAAAATTTTCGACTCGAAACTCGATTCGagattaattaaatcttaatatcTCAAGTTCGAATTTAgcatgatgaaaaaatataaaactcaaatTCTATTTAATTCAATTTGAATATCAAATGAGTCATACTTGAACTTGAATTCGAATCTTAGTTtactattttatttaatatatatatatatatatatattaaataaaaataatattattagaaatatataAATTCGAATAGATTTAAGAGTTTTTGAGCCGAGCATCTTACTACTCGAGCATGATTATAGTCAAGTTGAGTCGAATTTAGACTGGAGTCGCGCTCAAATAGCTCAACTTATTTGTACTCTCAGTTACAGCCATAAATAGGTCCAAATGCCCTTGGCAAAGTTAATTTAAACTCAAGAGGAGACTgtcttttttatctctttttttttatttttttatcaaaaattttttattgacttaagcatcaaaaAGCTCGG
The DNA window shown above is from Elaeis guineensis isolate ETL-2024a chromosome 8, EG11, whole genome shotgun sequence and carries:
- the LOC105049715 gene encoding transcription factor TCP20 produces the protein MDPKGSSKLPQEVPKFHQALGLPQSDKREPTATTASTGSEVRDLGIAPERELQIVTAAEKEEQRRQLAPKRSSNKDRHTKVDGRGRRIRMPALCAARIFQLTRELGHKSDGETIQWLLQQAEPAIIAATGSGTIPASALAAAAAAPMSHPTVAAPAGLHQKLDDLGQGAAASPRPNWAMLGANLARSHPVWPPPVSGFNSGYAPSTSNLGSGGDASVGSFMQRMGLHGLELPGGNLGAMSFASMLGGHGQQLPGLELGLSQDGHIGVLSQQALSQFYQQMGQGRGVSGAGSGQLQQNQQQQQQARSAENDSQGSGQ